The following are encoded in a window of Hypomesus transpacificus isolate Combined female unplaced genomic scaffold, fHypTra1 scaffold_31, whole genome shotgun sequence genomic DNA:
- the LOC124463844 gene encoding lipoxygenase homology domain-containing protein 1-like: MVEELQEVVQTYSFPCSRWLASGEEDGELVVELLPEDAEELEENSYEVSVFTGDMLGAGTDANVFIDIYGENGDTGERSLRRSNNLNKFERAQEDVFTITAIELGPLKKLRIRHDNSKSHSSWYLDRVEIVDTKDDTTYYFPCNRWLAVDEDDGQIARELVPVDEAFMKRDDDDEGGGATLGLEQKAMSTTYSLRVKTGEKKHAGTDANVFAILYGEKDDTGIINLRACKSHKNKFEQGMIDEFTVEAVDMGELEKLRIGHDNSGGSPGWFLDWVEIDAPSQGMRLTFPCGRWLDKSEDDGATVRDLYPADLQTELYIPFVPYEIKTYTSDVFGAGTDADVFIVLYGRKGLATQQKHLCVNKRERRLYFERGAEDMFIVELEDVGDVIEKIRIGHDNQGSNPGWHLDRVEIRRLLRKGKGSETTIFPYESWLARSEEDGETVRELVPSDIITEKLLRDGTLKTTETEVEDALETHNYTVSVRTGDMYGGGTDANVFLTIYGDLGDTGERKLRKSETNGNKFERGAVRGREMAAVRHENHQHF; this comes from the exons atggtggaggagctgcaggaggtgGTCCAGACCTactccttcccctgctcccgGTGGCTGGCCAgcggggaggaggatggggagctGGTGGTGGAGCTCCTGCCGGAGGACGCAGAGGAACTGGAgg AGAACTCGTACGAGGTGAGCGTCTTCACCGGGGACATGCTCGGAGCCGGGACGGACGCCAACGTCTTCATCGATATCTACGGCGAGAACGGAGACACGGGCGAACGCTCCCTGAGACGCTCCAACAACCTCAACAAGTTTGAGCGAGCACAG GAGGACGTGTTCACCATCACAGCCATAGAACTGGGCCCACTGAAGAAGCTACGCATTCGCCATGACAACAGCAAGTCGCACTCCTCCTGGTACCTGGACCGCGTGGAGATAGTGGACACCAAGGACGACACCAC GTACTACTTCCCATGCAACCGCTGGCTGGCGGTGGACGAGGATGACGGACAGATCGCCAGGGAGCTGGTGCCCGTGGACGAGGCCTTCATGAAGagggacgacgacgacgaggGAGGCGGAGCCACGCTGGGTCTGGAGCAGAAAG ccATGTCCACCACCTACAGCCTGAGGGTGAAGACCGGGGAGAAGAAACACGCCGGCACCGACGCCAACGTCTTCGCCATCCTGTACGGAGAGAAAGACGACACAG GGATAATCAACCTGAGAGCGTGTAAGTCTCACAAGAACAAGTTTGAGCAGGGGATGATTGACGAGTTCACCGTGGAGGCAGTGGACATGGGCGAACTGGAGAAGCTACGCATCGGCCACGACAACTCAG gcggGTCACCGGGGTGGTTTCTGGACTGGGTTGAGATCGACGCCCCGTCCCAGGGCATGAGACTCACGTTCCCATGTGGCCGTTGGCTGGACAAGTCAGAGGACGACGGGGCCACAGTGAGGGACCTGTACCCAGCTGACCTGCAGACAGAGCTCTATATTCCAT TTGTGCCTTATGAGATCAAGACGTACACCAGCGATGTGTTTGGGGCGGGGACGGACGCAGACGTGTTCATCGTGCTGTACGGACGCAAGGGCCTCGCCACCCAGCAGAAACACCTGTGTGtcaacaagagagagaggcgaCTGTACTTCGAGAGAGGAGCTGAGGATATGTTCATTGTAGAG TTGGAGGACGTGGGTGACGTCATAGAGAAGATCCGGATTGGACACGACAACCAAGGTTCCAACCCCGGCTGGCACCTGGATCGTGTGGAGATCAGACGACTGCTCAGGAAAGGAAAG GGCTCGGAGACCACCATCTTCCCTTACGAGAGCTGGCTGGCTCGCTcggaggaggacggggagacGGTGCGGGAGCTCGTcccctctgacatcatcacGGAGAAGCTGCTCAGGGACGGCACGCTGAAAACCACCGAGACGGAGGTGGAGGACGCCCTGGAGA CGCACAACTACACGGTGTCTGTGAGGACAGGGGACATGTACGGGGGGGGGACGGACGCCAACGTCTTTCTGACCATCTACGGAGACCTGGGGGACACCGGAGAACGCAAGCTCCGCAAGTCTGAGACCAACGGAAACAAGTTTGAGAGAGGAGCGGTGCGCGGCAGGGAAATGGCCGCAGTCCGGCATGagaatcatcaacatttttgA
- the LOC124463842 gene encoding lipoxygenase homology domain-containing protein 1 yields MNYEITVVTGNVGFAGTNAQVFIQIYGDKGKTEVLKLKSRSNNFEKKTTEIFKIEATDVGKIFKVRIGHDGSGIGSGWFLEQVDVKHLVLAMVTREKKKDD; encoded by the exons ATGAACTATGAGATCACCGTGGTGACAGGAAATGTGGGCTTCGCTGGCACCAACGCCCAGGTCTTCATCCAGATCTATGGAGACAAAGGCAAGACTGAGGTCCTCAAACTCAAGAGCCGGTCCAACAACTTTGAGAAAAAAACCACAGAGATATTCAAG ATCGAGGCGACGGACGTGGGGAAGATCTTCAAGGTGCGCATCGGCCACGACGGCAGCGGCATCGGCTCGGGGTGGTTCTTGGAACAGGTGGACGTCAAACACCTGGTGCTGGCCATGGTGacgagggagaagaagaaggacgac
- the LOC124464136 gene encoding lipoxygenase homology domain-containing protein 1-like: MGADWYLDQVEVVDVDTEEVYMFLCERWLSKKKEDKRIERTFFVKGYEGERSTDPNSKKIMQAKLGLDRNANKKKKKKKAAVVEEGPVIPYHFTVSTGMDRDASTTARVYVIVMGPNEVETERLWLDLPEEKKTFASGTMEHFLCYGTDVGEIKRVELGHNGATPESCWLVDELSIAVPTKGIMYMFQCKCWLAKDRGDGLTTRLFNVLDANSINIIRKVLYEATVVTGDTQNAGTDTNIFLTVFGANGTTEEMLLAKNENRFERGQEDTFNVEVDDIAPLKKIRVRIDGSGSRPDWFLDRVLMRNMTTGEQYEFTYENWLSKTMGPKRVKVCELAAVVDEEEMVERTTYIIQVQTSDVGGAGTDANVFLIMFGENGDTGTLALKENTNRNKFERKQKDVFRFVDILSLGELSKVRVWHDNKGPAPGWHLEFIDVKDEAMDQTFRFPCDRWLAKNEDDGQILRELACANHDILDLNDKTKYVIATTTANTDDADTKENVWMILEGKKARSKEFVLENTSKKKRFLCGATDTFEFSSKNLGELPGICVGHITKDGKKVKGENFWHVLEIVVMEKELGNKYFFHCDARIPLASKKDHFLTFECSKTIESFASKVRSLVPVKYEIIIITGDVKGAGTDANVFITLYGSNGDSGKRPLTQKFRNLFERGRTDRFVVEMLDLGELMRVKVEHDNSKNSSGWYLECVEITNTANSVTTIFLCGKWLDPLKADGKFERVLYPKY; encoded by the exons ATGGGGGCGGACTGGTACCTGGaccaggtggaggtggtggacgtGGACACGGAGGAGGTCTACATGTTCCTCTGTGAGCGCTGGCTGTCCAAGAAAAAGGAGGACAAGCGCATAGAGCGGACCTTCTTCGTCAAG GGCTACGAGGGCGAGAGAAGCACCGACCCCAACTCCAAGAAGATCATGCAGGCCAAGTTGGGTCTGGACCGCAACGCTaacaagaaaaagaagaagaagaaggctgCCGTAGTGGAGGAGGGGCCAG TCATCCCCTACCACTTCACCGTTTCCACGGGGATGGACCGGGACGCCAGCACCACGGCCCGCGTCTATGTCATCGTCATGGGACCCAACGAGGTGGAGACGGAGCGATTGTGGCTGGACCTgccagaggagaagaagacctttGCCTCCGGGACCATGGAGCACTTCCTGTGCTACGGGACTGACgtgggagagataaagagggttGAG ctggGTCATAATGGGGCCACCCCTGAAAGCTGCTGGTTGGTAGACGAGCTCTCCATAGCCGTGCCAACCAAAGGCATCATGTATATGTTCCAGTGTAAGTGCTGGTTGGCCAAAGACCGAGGAGACGGGCTGACCACCAGGCTCTTCAACGTCCTGGACGCCAACAGCATCAACATCATTCGCAAG gtcCTTTACGAGGCAACGGTTGTCACGGGCGACACTCAGAACGCGGGGACCGACACTAACATCTTTTTGACCGTGTTTGGAGCCAATGGCACTACCGAAGAGATGCTGCTGGCCAAGAATGAGAACAG GTTtgagagaggccaggaggacACATTCAACGTGGAGGTCGATGACATCGCTCCTCTGAAGAAGATCAGGGTTCGGATTGACGGTTCGGGGAGTCGACCCGATTGgttcctggacagg GTCCTGATGCGTAACATGACCACAGGGGAGCAGTATGAGTTCACCTACGAGAACTGGCTGTCCAAGACCATGGGACCCAAGAGGGTTAAGGTCTGTGAGCTGGCGGCCgtggtggatgaggaggagatggtggagaggACCACCTACATCATCCAGGTCCAGACCAGCGACGTCGGAG GCGCGGGCACCGACGCCAACGTGTTCCTGATCATGTTTGGGGAGAACGGCGACACGGGTACGCTGGCGCTGAAGGAGAACACCAACAGGAACAAGTTTGAGCGGAAGCAGAAAGACGTGTTCCGCTTCGTCGACATCCTCAGTCTGGGGGAGCTGTCCAAGGTTCGCGTGTGGCACGACAACAAAG GACCAGCCCCGGGATGGCATCTGGAATTCATTGACGTGAAGGACGAGGCCATGGACCAGACGTTCCGCTTCCCCTGCGACCGATGGCTGGCCAAGAACGAGGATGATGGGCAGATCCTGAGAGAGCTAGCCTGTGCCAACCACGATATATTGGACCTCAATGACAAGACCA AATACGTCATTGCCACGACAACAGCAAACACTGACGATGCCGACACCAAGGAGAACGTCTGGATGATCCTGGAGGGGAAGAAAGCCCGATCCAAGGAGTTTGTGCTGGAGAACACTTCAAAGAAAAAGCGGTTCTTGTG TGGTGCCACCGACACGTTTGAGTTCTCGTCAAAGAACCTGGGGGAACTGCCTGGCATCTGTGTGGGCCACATCACCAAGGACGGCAAGAAGGTGAAGGGTGAGAACTTCTGGCACGTCCTGGAGATAGTGGTGATGGAGAAGGAGCTGGGGAACAA GTACTTTTTCCACTGCGATGCCCGGATCCCCCTTGCCTCCAAGAAGGACCACTTCCTGACCTTTGAGTGTTCCAAGACCATTGAGAGCTTCGCCAGCAAGGTCCGCAGCCTGGTCCCTGTAAAGTACGAGATCATCATCATCACGGGGGACGTGAAAGGGGCCGGCACGGACGCCAACGTTTTCATCACCTTATACGGCTCTAACGGCGACTCTGGCAAGCGTCCGTTGACGCAGAAGTTCCGGAACTTGTTTGAACGGGGCCGGACGGACCGCTTCGTGGTGGAGATGCTGGACCTTGGGGAGCTGATGAGGGTCAAGGTGGAACACGATAACTCCAAGAACAGCTCCGGCTGGTACCTGGAGTGTGTGGAGATCACCAACACGGCCAACTCGGTCACCACAATCTTCTTATGTGGAAAGTGGCTGGATCCTCTGAAAGCTGATGGGAAATTCGAAAGAGTGCTCTATCCCAAGTACTGA